The sequence GGAACGCAATGTCGGGTTTTTTAAATCCATTCGCTTCAAACTGATTATTATTTATGTGCTGTTGATTGTATTGGCGATGCAAATTGTCAGTGTCTACTTTTCCCGGGAACTGGAAAGAAATTTGCTTGAAAACTATGAAACACTGTTGAATGACCGCTTAAATGTGCTGTCTTTAAGTGTCGGCCAAGAATTGCAAGAAGACCCAGAAGAACGGGACCTTGATACGCTTGTACGCAACGCTTTCCCGCAAAACGATGAGAATACACGCAAAGGGAAAGCGCAAGTGATTGGCTATAATAGCGTGGTGCTGGCAAGCTCTTCCGACGAAGACGCCAACATTATTGACCAACAGACTGACCAAACGATTGTTAAGCGCGCCTTAACCGGAACGCCGACATATGAATTCCAAGAGCGGATCAACCAAGAAGACCAAGAGCGCTACATTATTAAAGCACACCCCGTTCGTTCCAATGAAAATGGCACTGGCGAAATTCTCGGTGCTGTCTACATTGAAGCGTCAATTGAGGGTGTCAGTAAGCAAGCACAAGCGATCAACCGCATTTTTATCTCGGCGACAGGTATTGCGATGGTGTTGACGTTCTTAGTGGTCATTCTACTGGCCCGAACGATCACGATGCCGATTCTTGACATGCGTCGGCAAGCGCTCCGCATGAGCCATGGCGATTTTTCGAGGCAAGTCCGTGTCTACAGTACCGATGAGTTAGGCCAGCTTGCCACTGCGTTTAACGAGTTGACGAATAGGCTCCATGATACGACATTAATGAGGGACAGGGAGCAGAAGCGTTTGCGTTCGGTATTGGCCCACATGACGGATGGCGTGATTGCGACAGACCAAAGCGGCTTAATTATTTTGATGAACCGCCGCGCCGAAGAACTGTTAGGCATTCCGTTAAAGCATGTGCTGCGCAGGCCGATTATGAACGTGCTGCGCATGGAAGAGGAAGTGAGCATTTTTGAGCTCTACGAAAGGAACGAGCCGTTGCTCCTTGACTTAAGCACAGGCGAAGAGCCGATTGTGCTCGAAGTGAACTTTTCAGCGATTCAAGAAGATGAAGGCCCCTTCAATGGCTTGATTGCGGTCCTTCACGATGTAACCGAGAAAGAGAAAATTGAAAATGAACGGCGCGAATTTGTCGCCAACGTGTCACATGAATTGCGGACGCCGTTGACGACGATGAAAAGCTACCTAGAAGCGTTGGCAGACGGGGCGATGCAAGATGAGGACATTGCGCCGCGCTTTTTAGAGGTAACGCAAAAGGAAACGGACCGGATGATCCGCCTTGTCAATGATTTGCTCCAGCTGTCCAAAATTGACTCAAACGATTACCGTCTCGACTTGCATTGGGTGGAGCTCGGTGCCTTTTTGCATAGCATTGTCGAACGGTTTGAAATGGTCGTCAAGGACAAAAACATTGATTTTCACCGCCATATTGCGAAACAGCCAACTTACGTCAAAATCGATACCGATAAAATGACTCAAGTGCTGGACAACATTTTATCGAATGCGATTAAATACTCTCCGTCTGGGGGCAATGTGACCATCACCCTCCTCCATCAAGGAAACAAAGCACGGATTAGCATTGCCGATGAAGGGTTAGGCATTCCAGCTGAGTCACAAGACAAGATTTTTGAGCGGTTCTATCGAGTGGACAAAGCTCGGGCGCGGAACGTTGGAGGGACAGGTCTCGGCCTTGCGATTGCGAGCGAGTATGTCCATGCCCATGAAGGCGATATTTGGGTCCATAGTGAATACAATGAAGGCACGACCATTTATATCACGTTGCCTTACTCGACATTCAAAGGAGGAACAATGTGAGGTACGAACAGTTTAAAACTGTCGCATTAATTGCCTTAATTGGTCTAAGTTTATTTTTCACATACCAATTGTGGACATTCCAACCAAATATCGAAGCATTAGAAGATAGCTCCAACG is a genomic window of Shouchella clausii containing:
- the walK gene encoding cell wall metabolism sensor histidine kinase WalK — its product is MERNVGFFKSIRFKLIIIYVLLIVLAMQIVSVYFSRELERNLLENYETLLNDRLNVLSLSVGQELQEDPEERDLDTLVRNAFPQNDENTRKGKAQVIGYNSVVLASSSDEDANIIDQQTDQTIVKRALTGTPTYEFQERINQEDQERYIIKAHPVRSNENGTGEILGAVYIEASIEGVSKQAQAINRIFISATGIAMVLTFLVVILLARTITMPILDMRRQALRMSHGDFSRQVRVYSTDELGQLATAFNELTNRLHDTTLMRDREQKRLRSVLAHMTDGVIATDQSGLIILMNRRAEELLGIPLKHVLRRPIMNVLRMEEEVSIFELYERNEPLLLDLSTGEEPIVLEVNFSAIQEDEGPFNGLIAVLHDVTEKEKIENERREFVANVSHELRTPLTTMKSYLEALADGAMQDEDIAPRFLEVTQKETDRMIRLVNDLLQLSKIDSNDYRLDLHWVELGAFLHSIVERFEMVVKDKNIDFHRHIAKQPTYVKIDTDKMTQVLDNILSNAIKYSPSGGNVTITLLHQGNKARISIADEGLGIPAESQDKIFERFYRVDKARARNVGGTGLGLAIASEYVHAHEGDIWVHSEYNEGTTIYITLPYSTFKGGTM